The genomic stretch TGGACCTGAGTCCGGCAACCATCCGCAACGTCATGGCGGACCTGGAGGACCTGGGCTTCGTGAAGGCCCCGCATACGTCGGCCGGGCGCATGCCGACGGTCCAGGGCTACCGTTTCTTCGTCGACACCCTGCTGACGGTGCAGCCGCTGGAGGGCCGCGAACTGCAGCGCCTGCGTGCCAGTTTCCAGTACGATCTCGAGCGCAGCGCGCTTGTCGCCCGGGCCTCCGATCTGCTCTCCGGTATCACCCACCTGGCCGGTGTGGTCACCCTGCCCAGGCGCAAACAGGCGGCGTTGCGACGTATCGATTTCCTGCCGCTGTCCGATCGGCGGGTGCTGGTCATCATGGTGATCAACGAGCGTGAGGTGCAGAATCGTATCATCCACGTCGACCGCGACTATACCGCGTCCGAGTTCGAGGCCGCGACCAATTACCTGAACGAACAGTTCGGTGGCCAGGACTTCACCGCCGTGCGCGCCCGCATCATCGCCGACATGCAACGCACCCGCGAGGACATGAATCGCATGATGCAGGCGGCCGTCGACATGGCCCAACGGGTGTTCGATACCGACCTGCAGGAACAGGAAGGCGTGGTCGTGGCCGGTCAGACCAATCTCATGGACTTCCGCGAGTTGCGCGAGGTCGAGAAACTGCGGCACCTGTTCGATGCCTTCAATCAGAAGCGCGAGATCCTGCACCTGCTCGACAAGTGCGTGGATGCTCAGGGTGTGCAGATCTTCATCGGCGAAGAATCCGGCTACAACGTGCTGGACGAGTGCAGTGTCGTGACCTCGCCCTACGCGGTCGAGGGCCGGGTGGTAGGGGTGCTGGGCGTCATCGGCCCGACCCGCATGGCCTACGATCGTGTCATCCCCATCGTCGATACCACCGCGCGCCTGCTGGGCGCGGCCTTGAATCCCCTGGAATAGCCCCCATGTCGAGGACATCGAGCCGCCACCGGCCCTGGCAGGCTGGATGGGCAGAGCTATCCTTTTATATGAATAAGTTGAGCTAATCTACTGATAAACGGAGAGTAGTAATGGTCGATGAGCAGCGTCCCGAACTGCAAGACAGCCTCGAAGAGACTGGCCCCGGCGGTGCCGGTGAGACCGAGTTGCATGTGCTCCTGGAGGATGCCCGCGCCAAGGCGGACGACCACTGGAACCAGTACCTGCGTCTGCAGGCCGAGATCGACAATCTCCGCAAGCGCCACCAGCGCGATCTGGAGAATGCCCACAAATACGCGCTCGACCGGTTCGCCGTCGAGCTGCTGCCGGTGAAGGACAGTCTGGAGATGGGCATCGCCGCCGCGGAGGGCCAGGCCATCGACCCGGCCAGGCTCAAGGAAGGCAGTGAGCTGACCCTGAAGATGCTCGCCTCGGTCATGGAGAAGTTCTGCATTGTCGAGGTGAACCCCCAGGGGGAGCGCTTCGATCCGCAGTTCCACGAGGCCATGTCCCTGCAGGAGCGCACCGATGTCGAGGCCAACACCGTCGTTACGGTGGTGCAGAAGGGTTATCTGCTCAACGATCGTCTGATCCGGCCGGCCATGGTGATCGTATCCAAGCGACCACCGGAGGACGCGCCGCGCGTCGACGCCCGGGCTTGAATTGGCGCCCAGGCGCCTCCATGTAGCAAGGCATATTCGGGCGAGTATCGTCCACTGTAAAAAATTCAGATACTTAAATACTTTTTGGAGAGACTGGCATGGCAAAGATCATCGGCATTGACCTGGGTACCACCAACTCCTGCGTGGCGGTCATGGAGGGTGGCAAGCCGCGCGTGATCGAGAACAGCGAGGGTGACCGCACCACGCCGTCGATCGTCGCCTTCACCGACGACAACGAGGTGCTGGTCGGGCAGTCCGCCAAGCGCCAGGCCGTGACCAACCCGGCCAACACCCTGTACGCGGTCAAGCGCCTCATCGGCCGCCGCTTCGAGGAGGACGTCGTCCAGAAGGACATCAAGCTGGTCCCCTACAAGATCGTCAAGGCCGGCAACGGCGACGCCTGGGTCGAGGCGCAGGGCAAGAAGATGGCCGCGCCGGAGGTCTCCGCGCGCGTACTCATGAAGATGAAGAAGACCGCCGAGGATTACCTGGGCGAGCCGGTCACCGAGGCCGTCATCACTGTGCCGGCCTACTTCAATGATTCGCAGCGCCAGGCGACCAAGGACGC from Gammaproteobacteria bacterium encodes the following:
- the hrcA gene encoding heat-inducible transcriptional repressor HrcA, giving the protein MATHPTSTPLNERAQHLLRVLIERYIRDGEPVGSRTLARDAGMDLSPATIRNVMADLEDLGFVKAPHTSAGRMPTVQGYRFFVDTLLTVQPLEGRELQRLRASFQYDLERSALVARASDLLSGITHLAGVVTLPRRKQAALRRIDFLPLSDRRVLVIMVINEREVQNRIIHVDRDYTASEFEAATNYLNEQFGGQDFTAVRARIIADMQRTREDMNRMMQAAVDMAQRVFDTDLQEQEGVVVAGQTNLMDFRELREVEKLRHLFDAFNQKREILHLLDKCVDAQGVQIFIGEESGYNVLDECSVVTSPYAVEGRVVGVLGVIGPTRMAYDRVIPIVDTTARLLGAALNPLE
- the grpE gene encoding nucleotide exchange factor GrpE produces the protein MVDEQRPELQDSLEETGPGGAGETELHVLLEDARAKADDHWNQYLRLQAEIDNLRKRHQRDLENAHKYALDRFAVELLPVKDSLEMGIAAAEGQAIDPARLKEGSELTLKMLASVMEKFCIVEVNPQGERFDPQFHEAMSLQERTDVEANTVVTVVQKGYLLNDRLIRPAMVIVSKRPPEDAPRVDARA